One segment of Fuscovulum ytuae DNA contains the following:
- a CDS encoding helix-turn-helix domain-containing protein: protein MSLDNFANRYTLMHSDAKTGPNSIMSDLSTNLRLLCSYRPSISTVARDLGLNRSQLNRYLAGTSSPRTALLRRICDYFGVEEYEVRLPPPDFATIVKLRGLSSDNFSRVLRMHFDRILARNDPRIFQLSGSFFEYYWSMSTPGMVIRSLVSFAPEGEHLFYRRLERIGDPKAVVTRHFRYQGLALMTGDRVFMNDYETGAGIEVTQTVLYPDYSFRWRVLHGVKVGVSANRDHVPCAVRTYLERTPPRANLIANLRRVGLLAPDDPDLPEHILPMIDNRTSGPFGFQAHNPSIL from the coding sequence GTGTCGCTTGACAATTTCGCAAACCGTTACACTTTGATGCATTCCGATGCTAAAACAGGGCCAAATAGTATCATGTCAGATCTATCTACAAATTTGCGCCTGCTGTGCAGCTATCGACCGTCCATCTCGACGGTGGCCCGGGATCTCGGATTGAACCGCAGTCAACTGAACCGCTACCTGGCGGGAACCTCCTCTCCACGCACCGCGCTTTTACGGCGAATTTGCGATTACTTCGGCGTGGAGGAATATGAGGTCCGGCTGCCACCGCCCGATTTTGCGACCATCGTGAAGTTGCGCGGCCTGTCGTCCGACAACTTTTCACGCGTCTTGCGGATGCATTTCGACCGAATTCTCGCGCGCAATGACCCCCGCATCTTTCAGCTTTCGGGAAGCTTTTTCGAATATTACTGGTCGATGTCCACGCCGGGCATGGTCATCCGTTCGCTTGTGAGTTTCGCGCCTGAGGGAGAGCATCTCTTCTATAGGCGCCTTGAACGCATCGGCGATCCCAAGGCCGTCGTTACTCGACATTTCCGTTATCAAGGCCTTGCCCTTATGACCGGCGACCGGGTGTTCATGAACGACTACGAGACCGGCGCCGGAATTGAGGTGACGCAGACAGTGCTTTACCCCGACTACAGCTTTCGCTGGCGGGTGCTGCATGGGGTGAAGGTCGGCGTCTCGGCCAATCGTGATCATGTGCCCTGCGCTGTGCGCACCTATCTGGAGCGCACGCCCCCCCGCGCGAACCTGATTGCCAACCTACGCCGGGTTGGACTTTTGGCCCCGGATGATCCTGATCTTCCTGAACATATTCTGCCGATGATCGACAACCGCACGTCGGGGCCATTCGGGTTTCAGGCGCATAACCCTTCGATCCTGTAG
- a CDS encoding aspartate/glutamate racemase family protein, translating to MDRTARVAPRRATIGIVAGSGPEAGIDLWAKILRRNAAVLGPAFRGDLDAPRVVVLSEPQLGLSMDLANNEGPVWEAMQSTATRIAAQSDAWAIACNTLNWFAPRIASLGLTADFVSFPGVVADWIPSSGIHRLGLLGAAPVTEMGAWSAYRDLAGLVEIETPADLGALQDLIYDVKRLGSADPGLRPRFARIVEAMQADTLLLACTELPLIADFPTSKTLVDVTDLVADALVARSLAGGDRATMTPAQQENDA from the coding sequence ATGGACAGGACTGCCCGCGTCGCGCCGCGCCGCGCCACCATTGGGATCGTCGCGGGCTCGGGCCCCGAAGCGGGAATTGACCTTTGGGCCAAGATCCTACGCCGCAATGCTGCCGTTCTGGGTCCGGCTTTCCGCGGCGATCTTGATGCGCCGCGCGTGGTCGTGTTGTCCGAACCACAGCTTGGGCTGTCGATGGACCTTGCGAACAATGAAGGCCCGGTATGGGAAGCGATGCAAAGCACAGCCACCCGCATTGCGGCGCAGTCGGACGCATGGGCGATTGCCTGTAATACGTTGAACTGGTTCGCACCCCGCATTGCGAGCCTTGGGTTGACGGCGGATTTCGTCAGCTTCCCCGGTGTGGTCGCCGATTGGATTCCAAGTTCTGGAATTCATCGACTTGGTCTTCTGGGTGCCGCACCTGTAACCGAAATGGGCGCATGGTCGGCCTATCGAGACCTTGCCGGCCTGGTCGAAATCGAAACGCCCGCCGACCTGGGCGCGTTGCAGGATCTGATCTATGACGTGAAACGGCTTGGCTCGGCAGATCCGGGCCTGCGCCCGCGCTTTGCCCGGATTGTCGAGGCGATGCAGGCCGATACTCTTCTGCTGGCCTGCACCGAACTGCCGCTGATTGCCGATTTCCCCACCTCGAAGACGCTCGTCGATGTGACCGATCTGGTCGCCGACGCGCTTGTCGCGCGCTCCCTTGCGGGAGGGGACCGCGCCACCATGACCCCCGCCCAACAGGAGAACGACGCATGA
- a CDS encoding ABC transporter substrate-binding protein, which produces MKKLLLTAGALALAAGAANAQVACPIKIGATAPLSAPGAVTGGEAMRDAMTIAEADINAAGGVLGCEVQVVVADDEGLPERGRAVMERLITQDGVVAVGGGYHSSVGLANMEVADAAGIPVVYAETWNDGITGAGRKHIFRIAPLSSEVAAIFSSFAATVPGVKKVVMVAENTDYGLPASEQTKAGLDKAGIASSVFTVDIGTQDFSGIIERIKAEDPDMIIQLLTGEASYNFTQQSAEAGIGPQDLPTTCDQAALESGAFWQNVPDGNLCFVNAVGLPRALYNDKTNAFVAAYTAKTGKSAAESYAMEAYDSIMILAEAMKIAGSTDGDAIVTALENITYQGVLGEITFPYNSANPPSTAGVADYFWHQFPNPAVTMVQYQAAGQLAADAPNVFPPAYKTGEPIWPASVQQ; this is translated from the coding sequence ATGAAGAAACTGCTTTTGACAGCAGGCGCCCTTGCGCTTGCAGCGGGCGCCGCAAACGCCCAAGTCGCCTGCCCGATCAAGATCGGTGCCACTGCTCCCTTGTCTGCCCCCGGTGCCGTCACCGGCGGAGAGGCGATGCGGGATGCCATGACGATTGCCGAAGCTGACATCAACGCAGCCGGGGGTGTGTTGGGTTGTGAAGTCCAGGTCGTGGTGGCCGATGACGAAGGGCTGCCCGAACGCGGCCGCGCCGTGATGGAACGCCTGATCACCCAAGATGGTGTTGTGGCCGTGGGCGGGGGGTATCACTCATCTGTCGGTCTGGCGAACATGGAAGTGGCCGATGCTGCCGGCATTCCGGTGGTCTATGCCGAGACATGGAACGACGGGATCACTGGTGCAGGACGCAAGCATATCTTCCGCATTGCCCCCTTGTCGTCCGAAGTCGCCGCGATCTTTTCCAGCTTTGCCGCCACGGTGCCCGGGGTGAAAAAGGTGGTGATGGTCGCCGAAAACACCGACTACGGCCTGCCCGCGTCCGAGCAGACCAAGGCAGGGCTGGACAAAGCGGGCATCGCCTCGTCGGTCTTCACCGTCGATATCGGCACGCAGGATTTTTCCGGGATCATCGAGCGGATCAAGGCCGAAGACCCGGACATGATCATCCAGTTGCTCACGGGGGAGGCCAGCTACAACTTTACCCAGCAATCCGCCGAGGCCGGTATCGGCCCGCAGGATCTGCCCACCACCTGCGATCAGGCCGCGCTTGAATCCGGCGCTTTCTGGCAGAACGTGCCTGATGGCAACCTGTGCTTTGTCAATGCCGTTGGCCTGCCACGCGCATTGTACAACGACAAGACCAATGCCTTTGTCGCGGCCTATACCGCCAAGACTGGCAAATCGGCGGCCGAATCCTATGCGATGGAAGCCTACGACTCGATCATGATCCTTGCAGAGGCCATGAAGATCGCCGGGTCCACAGACGGCGACGCCATCGTCACCGCGTTGGAGAACATCACCTATCAAGGCGTTCTGGGCGAGATCACGTTCCCCTACAATTCCGCCAACCCGCCCTCCACCGCCGGTGTTGCCGACTATTTCTGGCACCAGTTCCCAAACCCTGCTGTGACCATGGTGCAATATCAGGCAGCCGGACAACTGGCCGCGGACGCGCCCAATGTCTTCCCTCCGGCCTACAAGACGGGCGAGCCGATCTGGCCAGCCTCTGTTCAGCAGTAA